The Psychrobacillus sp. FSL K6-4046 DNA window TTAACCCTAATAGCCTGAATTTTGAAAAAGTATTATTAGACACACCAGCATATTTAGCAGCTTCGGCTAGAGTCATCCATTCTCTAATTGGTTCGTTATCTTTCGGAAAATGAGACTTTTGGTTTGCAAAACTCATGATTAATTCTTCCATTTTGTTAATACTTTCGATTATGTGATCTTCAATGCCATTCATTAAAACCTCTCCTTTTAATTTATATTTGGTTTATCTAAATTCTTACGGTGTGCGATTCAACCAGCGTAATCTTATGCTAAATTTCATTCATGAATCTATAATAAAAGAACTGATTCACCAGAAGTAAGAAAAGC harbors:
- a CDS encoding helix-turn-helix domain-containing protein is translated as MNGIEDHIIESINKMEELIMSFANQKSHFPKDNEPIREWMTLAEAAKYAGVSNNTFSKFRLLGLKVSHVEGIKRVSRKEIDNFLEKNSF